From a single Helicoverpa armigera isolate CAAS_96S chromosome 7, ASM3070526v1, whole genome shotgun sequence genomic region:
- the LOC110379853 gene encoding LOW QUALITY PROTEIN: cilia- and flagella-associated protein 157 (The sequence of the model RefSeq protein was modified relative to this genomic sequence to represent the inferred CDS: inserted 1 base in 1 codon), with the protein MAPKKDKKKGKDEEAPKGVFSEVERAFYDLQLADCNRKLARLRQAVDEYEIRNEELQKAYDKLDEDRADIIAYLKKTLNVKNEENTELKEKVRGLEELREIETTQFKQTVTELEKNFTTMKDQLTSENKLLAGKLNTLEEFRAIRDDLMKKFEKQEQSFEDQEMKYKRMLYDAEKKFVIGKDKLKREMEERLLQLAQEFQDASEMRIAASTHRVIRENIALNNQLDSLLMTQAKVAEQNEKFREDERASRCAKEVAEEQRDKAINKSIIQLKVIDQLTSAFQDVKKQKAIYDKKQFDNEXLQMRVQRLTKDNESLLLQVRILEQNLHASLGEQNKSVVETAKLLREREKYKKILKESAFAVQASLKLDNWSSLDPTREIIDRQVVLKRILAVINQYRDAARAESMESLVSLSKIYDKGDLGFEVKPSQKAPGPRRSFVSAGAIGAQSSLESFEDKRSSIAGSISSSSSFGSLKTIPSVELVPPDDDQVPTPKESLPSFTVTSLHESGSESEVEAEETLEDMNDLEKMLAISKVEMQKSLMADLASHMSMMKMDHKMGDTSQPALAEEDEEGAADDSKAKEGAEPGDEETEPVKDTAGGEQDTGADKGGEDDEEKKTKEESAE; encoded by the exons ATGGCACCTAAGAAAGATAAGAAGAAAGGAAAAGATGAAGAAGCTCCTAAAGGCGTATTTTCCGAAGTTGAACGAGCATTCTATGATCTACAGTTAGCGGATTGTAATCGAAAATTAGCTCGTCTTAGGCAAGCCGTCGATGAATATGAAATTCGTAATGAGGAATTGCAAAAGGCATACGATAAGCTTGACGAAGATAGAGCCGATATCATCGCATATTTGAAGAAAACTCTCAATGTCAAAAATGAAGAAAACACTGAGCTCAAAGAAAAAGTCAGAGGTTTGGAGGAATTAAGGGAAATAGAAACAACACAATTCAAACAGACTGTCACTGAATTGGAAAAGAATTTTACTACCATGAAAGATCAACTAACTTCAGAAAATAAACTGTTGGCTGGGAAGCTCAATACGCTCGAGGAGTTTAGGGCTATCAGGGATGATTTGatgaaaaagtttgaaaaacaaGAGCAATCCTTTGAAGATCAAGAAATGAAATACAAACGAATGTTATATGACGCTGAAAAGAAGTTTGTAATAGgaaaagataaattaaagaGAGAAATGGAAGAGAGGCTCCTGCAACTAGCACAAGAATTCCAAGATGCTAGTGAAATGCGCATTGCTGCCTCTACGCATAGAGTAATCCGAGAAAACATTGCTTTAAATAATCAATTAGATAGTTTACTAATGACACAGGCAAAAGTAGCCGAGCAAAATGAGAAATTCAGAGAAGATGAAAGGGCATCCCGGTGCGCTAAAGAAGTAGCTGAAGAACAAAGAGATAAAGCAATCAACAAGAGTATTATCCAACTCAAAGTCATTGATCAGTTGACATCAGCGTTCCAAGATGTGAAGAAACAAAAAGCTATATACGACAAGAAGCAGTTTGATAATG AACTACAAATGCGAGTGCAACGATTGACTAAAGACAATGAAAGTCTCTTACTACAAGTCCGAATACTTGAGCAGAATCTGCATGCTAGCTTGGGCGAACAAAATAAATCCGTGGTAGAAACAGCTAAATTATTAAGGGAGCGTGAAAAGTATAAGAAGATATTAAAAGAATCAGCATTTGCCGTCCAAGCATCGCTTAAATTGGACAACTGGTCGAGTTTAGATCCCACGCGGGAAATAATAGATAGGCAAGTAGTACTAAAGAGGATACTTGCCGTCATAAATCAATATCGTGATGCTGCACGAGCCGAATCCATGGAGTCACTAGTCTCCCTTAGTAAAATTTATGATAAGGGAGATCTTGGATTTGAAGTTAAGCCCTCTCAGAAAGCTCCTGGTCCCAGAAGATCATTTGTCAGCGCTGGTGCCATTGGTGCGCAATCATCTTTAGAATCGTTTGAAGACAAACGTAGCTCCATAGCGGGTTCAATATCTTCATCATCCTCTTTCGGAAGCTTGAAGACAATTCCCAGTGTTGAACTTGTGCCCCCAGACGATGACCAAGTGCCAACACCTAAAGAAAGCTTGCCATCATTCACTGTGACGTCATTACATGAAAGTGGCAGCGAAAGCGAAGTAGAGGCCGAAGAAACTTTAGAAGATATGAATGACTTGGAAAAGATGCTGGCTATCAGTAAGGTTGAGATGCAGAAATCTTTGATGGCTGATTTGGCATCTCACATGTCTATGATGAAAATGGATCATAAAATGGGGGATACTTCTCAGCCAGCCTTAGCTGAGGAAGACGAGGAAGGAGCTGCTGATGATAGTAAGGCTAAGGAAGGAGCAGAACCAGGAGATGAGGAAACAGAACCTGTGAAAGATACTGCTGGAGGTGAGCAGGATACAGGTGCAGATAAGGGTGGTGAAGATGACGaggaaaagaaaacaaaagaagagaGTGCGGAATGA